A window of Apium graveolens cultivar Ventura chromosome 8, ASM990537v1, whole genome shotgun sequence contains these coding sequences:
- the LOC141679280 gene encoding uncharacterized protein LOC141679280 has protein sequence MARDRFEKYGVQDLEIRLKVRRSESGRENHVGPSDEVADIMVGDMDDTDGYRDIVIDSHVKGLERISDIHPKLMALQYPLLFPHGSDGFHKNIPYGKVDEKSTKKREYITQKDYYSYKFQVRTNEAITPRLGGRLYQQYVVDTFSTIEQARLWWFRTNQTTLRSELYMQQNFQDAIAVFRHIGHPDIFLTMTTNPLWDEVIQMMKLLPHCLPQNSPDVMARVFRLKLDQLIDDIKKKNYFGTCLGVMYVVEFQKHGLPHVHMLIWLDSASKLNLQANVDKFVSAEILNPETDPVGYAVVNAFMVNGPCGQENPKSPCMKQFKCTRHFPKKFCNSTTFDQSGFPIYRRRQSKITVTKGKTNMDNQWVVPYNRDLLVKYQCHMNVEICAHARSLKYLLKYCLKGHDRATVEIRGKKRQSNNGKGLDIGEDEIQSFFDGRYICGCEAAYRIFGFNIHYRSLAVQRLSIHLDENKYCTFRSNEALPKVAEREKEKHTQLGAFFILNATDEHAIQFLYDEIPQHYVWNDKDRIRNPRKRGKKIGRLSYTHHSAGELWFLRLLLTKVRGATSYESLRTVKGQTYNTFQEACKEYGLLDDDNEWHMVLLQCSESGFPPQIRQLFVHVMVNCKVSDLEDLWKKHWTTMVDDLLL, from the exons ATGGCTCGCGACAGATTTGAGAAATATGGGGTGCAAGATTTAGAAATTAGATTAAAGGTGCGTAGATCTGAAAGTGGTCGTGAGAATCATGTCGGGCCATCTGATGAGGTAGCTGATATAATGGTTGGGGACATGGATGATACTGATGGTTATCGGGATATTGTTATAGATTCTCATGTTAAAGGTTTGGAGAGAATTAGTGACATTCATCCAAAACTTATGGCATTACAATACCCTTTATTGTTTCCTCATGGTTCAGATGGTTTTCACaagaatattccatatggaaaggttgatgaaaaatctaccaaaaaaAGAGAATATATTACACAGAAAGACTATTATTCTTACAAATTCCAAGTTCGCACCAATGAAG CAATTACTCCCCGTCTTGGTGGTAGACTTTACCAGCAATATGTTGTTGACACATTCTCCACTATTGAGCAAGCCCGTCTATGGTGGTTTCGTACGAACCAAACCACTTTGCGTTCGGAGCT ATACATGCAACAAAACTTTCAGGATGCCATAGCCGTTTTTCGCCATATTGGTCACCCTGACATTTTCCTTACCATGACAACAAATCCCTTATGGGATGAAGTCATACAGATGATGAAACTGCTCCCTCATTGCCTACCACAGAATTCACCAGATGTGATGGCACGTGTCTTTAGACTGAAGCTGGACCAGCTGATTGATGATATAAAGAAGAAGAACTATTTTGGAACTTGCCTTGGTG TTATGTATGTAGTAGAGTTCCAGAAGCATGGTCTCCCGCATGTGCACATGCTTATATGGCTGGACAGTGCTTCCAAGTTGAACTTGCAAGCAAATGTTGACAAGTTTGTTTCTGCAGAGATTCTGAATCCAGAAACTGACCCGGTGGGGTATGCCGTTGTGAATGCTTTCATGGTAAATGGACCCTGTGGTCAAGAAAATCCTAAATCTCCATGCATGAAGCAATTTAAATGCACTAGACATTTCCCCAAAAA GTTTTGTAATTCAACTACATTTGACCAGTCAGGCTTTCCAATTTATAGAAGGCGTCAATCAAAAATCACTGTGACCAAAGGGAAGACAAATATGGATAATCAATGGGTGGTACCTTACAACCGTGATTTACTAGTGAAATACCAATGTCATATGAATGTAGAGATTTGTGCACATGCACGTAGCCTGAAATATCTTTTGAAGTATTGCCTGAAAGGGCATGACAGAGCTACTGTTGAAATACGTGGGAAGAAAAGACAATCTAACAACGGAAAGGGTCTTGACATTGGTGAAGATGAAATTCAATCATTTTTTGATGGGAGGTACATTTGTGGATGTGAAGCTGCATACCGCATTTTTGGATTCAATATACATTATAGGTCTTTGGCAGTTCAACGACTTTCTATACACCTGGATGAGAATAAGTATTGTACTTTTCGCTCGAATGAGGCATTACCCAAAGTGGCCGAGAGGGAGAAGGAGAAGCACACACAATTAGGGGCTTTTTTTATCCTTAATGCCACTGATGAGCATGCCATACAATTTCTATACGATGAAATTCCCCAGCATTATGTTTGGAATGATAAGGACCGAATCCGGAATCCACGTAAGCGTGGGAAAAAAATTGGTAGATTGTCTTACACGCATCACAGTGCCGGGGAATTATGGTTTCTAAGACTTCTGCTAACCAAGGTTCGTGGAGCAACATCATATGAGTCATTGCGAACAGTCAAGGGACAAACATATAACACCTTCCAAGAAGCATGCAAGGAGTATGGCCTACTAGATGATGATAATGAATGGCATATGGTATTATTGCAGTGCTCAGAAAGTGGATTTCCTCCTCAGATTAGACAATTGTTCGTTCATGTAATGGTCAACTGCAAGGTGTC